The Amaranthus tricolor cultivar Red isolate AtriRed21 chromosome 2, ASM2621246v1, whole genome shotgun sequence genome contains the following window.
aattttttttttctaactaAGAAATAGCTTTAGTATAAGTGCAAATTGAAGGTTTGCAGGCTTACAGTCATGTTGTGCACAAAATGTTTAGTTTAGCTTGTTCCTTGATGTATCTGACAATTTTAATAAATTCTACATGCTTCTGCTCATAATGACATGCGGTACCCTGTCTTTGTActagtataaaataaaatttatgtttGGATCCTTCTGGTTACTGTTGACTGATTATTTGTACTTTGGATATTTGTTAGGGCTGTTGCATACATACCTCTGACTATTCTGGCAGTTCCTGCTTCAGTGCTCACTGTAAGTATTTTTCTGTAATTTCCTTCTGAATTGCTGTGTTCATCTGATTTTTTGTtttggacataaagcaaattgATCCGTGTATACTCCATAAAGTTCACTTCACTTGTTCGAAGTGCACTCTTTGATTTCCCTATCCTATACTTTGGAAAGGATTTGGTTCAGATATTACAAAATCTTGGCATCTTTTGTGTAcaacaacaacattccattccCCAACgctattaagtggctcccacctaggtggGGTTTGGGAGGGTAAGATGTATTGAACAAATTTGGATTATGCATTCACTTTCAGCTTATTTTATGGGATGGTAATTCACCCTTGATACTAGTCTTTTTGATTCAaaacttgattattttttttcggATTCTTTGGAAGAGTGAGACTTGATTTATAAAAGATGCTAGTAGCTCATCCTTGAGTTCTGTTAGGTTTGGCATGACTTCCCTTAGTGTGATAACTTAATTGACTGAGAACATGCTATTAAGTGTTGTATTATGTTTGATAGGGCCTTGGTTTTGTGATTGATTGATAATCATGGAAATAAATGATTTATCAGTGTCAGTACATCATATTTTTAGCCTAATGGTCTCTATATATCCTTAGCCTAGTGTAAATGCACAATATTCTTAGCGTATTATCCTATGATTTATACTGCTTTTAGGAAAAAAGAATTTTCATCAGCTACCTCTTATGCTCGTGCAGTTATATTTAATTCACCAAATGCCCTTATACTCTCATAATCGGGAGTCATAATGACAAAATTGAAGATTCTCAATGACCCTAAAGAGTGGGAGACAAATTTACATGAACTTAAGAGAAAACAAATCTCATATTTGATCTACTGTTTCTACAAGTTAACTTACATTACAAGTAAGGTGGTATGGAGATATACATATGTAAAGTGGGGTTGTAAATGTAGTAGGAAAACCAACAATTTAAAAGCCGTAGTGTTACATCTTGATGGTACCAAAAGAAGGGAGCAAGGAATTAATTACACAAAAGGTAGAGAAGTTGTGGATACTGCTTTTATTTATATTGAGGTTGGGAAATTTTTAGTGCGTATAGGATTGAATTGTTTAATTAGCCTCTTTGGACATTGTGCAGAACAAATATATGCCAACAGGTTGTAGGGTATACCAATCTATGAAAACAAAGAGAATGTGCAAGACTGTTTTAACTATAGGTCATAGGAATATTATGGTTATGAACTTTATCATGAAGTTATGAGAGATGTTGATAGATTGCCATCAAAGATGTATAAGCTTTTTTGAAAACCAATTTGGTTTCATGCCAAAACATACACATGTAATGCACCTGCAACACTATAAAGTAACGATAAAGTATTTGcacatgattttaatttatacgGAGAAGACATATAACAGAGTACCAAAGGAAGTATTTTGGTGGGTTGTGGCAAAGAAGGTATGCCATGTAAGTATATCAGTTTGGTTTAAATTATGTGTGAGGAAGTACAAACTAGTGTTAGGGCATGTAGAGGAGTGACCGAAGATTTTCTCATCACGATGTTCTACATAAATGTTTGGATTGAACCTTTTTATATTTGCAGTAGTCCTATCTCCTATGGTAGATAACAAGAGTTATCCATGAAGAAATTCCATGTTGTTCGATGATGACATTGTGTTAGAACATGAAACTAGAAATAGGATGCTAAGAGATTTTCTTGTATTATAGTTTGATTTGACTTAATGTATCAGTTATTTTGAGCCAATCTCCTACGTCTTTTCACATATTATCTCGctaaaagtttatttttgatCCTTCATGAATGATTACTTATTTTGCAATATCTAGTCCTGCTTTTGCAATTTCTTTTTGTCCTCAAAAAGCCTTTTGAGCTATAGCATTTTCGACCCGTTTGGTAGTGGGTAATAAaaggtggtaatgggaatgaaaactagtgtaatttcgGTTGAAAAATCTATTGgataccttgatggtcatgcttgtctaacttcaatcatttcattttcttcataaaattcatgctaatgcattaccattggaagaggtgatattaggtggtaatggaaatttataaacaaaaaaacttcgttgtgatcaaagtttcatcaccatggtAATGAGATGGaactttgatgaaattttacactataaatcatttccattaccaccatttataccactaaccaaacggaccgttTATGTCCTTGCCATCTCTTCTAAATATCCATTATTtagtgcaaattttattttgaatgaaactaAAAATATAACACATTGTTTCTTGGAGAGGCTAATGACAGAATGTTTGTGGTCTTGGATTGGAAAGGAGAAGAGAGATCCTTTCAAGAGATAGGATTGTATTTGTGGGTCCAAGGGAGAGGGTTGCCTTGGATAGGGAATTTGATGACAATGTATTCAAATATCTTTTAGCAGAGTAATAGGTGTTTGTTCAGTTTAAGAGCATAAGGCCCTTGCTTTCTTTTGCACGTGGCTTGAGTATGTAAACAACACATCAACAACCTTTCATTAGctcttaaaattaatttcactaggtttcatcttttttcttttactttatcAAGTAAAAGTGTACTACAAAACTCATTGTTTTCAAAGAGGCTTATTGGGCAGGGCAGCAGGCTTTTAGCATCCTTTTGACCTCTGTAGATTGTCTGGAGCAATTTATAATCCCAACGTTTTTGAAAAAAGGGTATGGAGTGGTGATAAGCTACCAGGGAATTTCTTTATAGAACTTATCCTTACAGTATgctttttttgtcattttatccGTGCTTTGATTGAAGACAAatcatggtaaaaaaaaaaaaaggatgcaTCGTTTCGTATCGGCCAATTCGTAAATGTTTTCAAATCTATAGTAATTGCCATAGGAATTGGATTTTGCACTGTGAGAGGAATCATATTATTTTGTGTATGTGGAGGGATTCATTTATTCATTGCAGTGAGTAACTTAAGTTTCTCTTTGGGCTAACACTCATGGGATTTCCCTAATGTTTgcttttttttgatttaaaaaatattggaGTGTTTTTCCTTTACATCAAGCCTTTTTTTATGGTGGGCTTCTGGTCCCTCCTATATGTCTTTTCTTTTCCTACCCAATAGGCTTCATTCTTGTTGAAGTATATTGTACTTGAGTGCACAATCATGTCTATGCATTGATGTGTGCATAGAGATGTCGAATCCTATGGATGAGTTAAGTGTGACTTAAAGTATGGTATTTAAGTGTGTCTTAATGGAGTGCATTAAGATGTGAATTATGATGGGTGCCAAAGTTATGAAGGCATTGAAGTATGTCTTAAACATATGGCTTAATGGTGATTATTATGCTATTAACTCAAGGCCTTAATTGTGTATACTCATTAATGCAATTAGCCCTATAAATAGGGAGCTCATATGCTCATTTGTAagcatcaaacacatcaaacacaactcctagcctaaacacatagccttaATCTCTCATACTCTCAATTGTAATCCTTCATTGTAAGAGTTGTTGAAACTCCATTATTATAGTATAAACAAAGATACTAGACCCCTCCGAGGACGTAGCTTACATTGTTGAACCTCGTAAATACTTGTGTCAATTGTTTGCATTTTGTTTCCTTCATACATTGTCTTTTTCATTGAAATAGTTATTTGTTCATCAAGGTACTTCATACCTTCGATCTTGATGATATTAGAATTTGAGAATTGTTTCTTAGACTCTAATctagctttcatttcaattcttatataaaataggaaaaaagattaaaaatggCATCTTTAGTCTCGTGTACTGAGATAGGTGCAATAAGACTTCCTATTTTCTTGCAACTATCTATAGGCTATAGCTATATGATCTGTGTCGTTTGCATTCTgtaaatcataaattttaatcATCTGCAAGTCCATCTAATTCTTGGTTCTTGTCtgtcatttaaatattatattacttGTCCACTAATTTGAATTTCCATTTTGCAGCTTGGAGGTGGCTATCTTTATGGGTTGCTACTGGGTTTTATTGCTGATTCTATTGGTGCTACATTGGGAGCAACTGCAGCTTTTCTTTTGGGCAAAACTGTGAGTTCCTTAACTTATTGGTAATATTTGGAATTATCATAATTAAGGGCAAAGTGTCTCATCTCAAGTATATTGTTTTACATAACTGAAATATTTCTTAACTTATAGCTTTTCTTTTGATACCAGTTAATGTTCATGAATTAtcattttgtgggttttgtaatgAAGCTTATTTGATGTGATACctcacaatatttaaaaaaaattgatatttcttTGCTTTACCTTCAGCAAGTGTATTTTGTGATGACTTTTGTAATGGTATTTTCCCTCTGAACTGTATCTGCAGATTGGAAGACCATTTGTTATTTCCAAAATTAAGGATTACCCAAAGTTTCGGGCTGTTGCTATTGCTATAGAAAGATCTGGGTTTAAGGTATGATTAGtctaattttaaatatgtttatgaAAGCCATGCAACTACTTATCTATATCTATTTACTCAACATGTTACGTTTAGTTCACAAGTTTAGAATGGTACGTTTAGTGACTCTTAAGATTGTTCCATGGTTGAGTAAGATGATGATGGGCAAAGGAAGTACGGTATTGTTTTATTCCATAATTCATTGTTATTTAAAAACATTTCTCCCAAACAAGACAGCCAcaacagttttttttaaaaaatttttttttgacggGGGCTTTTGGACTTTGCGAGGCTTAGTCGATTAGCTAGCAACTGTACATTTGCTTTTTATGTGGTTTGTGGCTAAAATTTACTTTTCTGGATCTCACTTCTCTAGTTGTCTAAGTGGGTAGCTTAGTTTCTAATAGGGATTAGTTTTATTTCAGTGAATAATAGCTCCTACTCATGTGAAGaaaatcaatcattttcattgttTAAGCCAATATTAGTCAACCTAGTTTCATTCCTTTAAGCCGTGTGAATAGATAGATTTGTCACTACGTGGTTCTTGTTAAGTAACTCACTCAAAGTCTCATACATTTGTAGATTTATTTTGTATTGTAACATCAACATTTGTTTCTAAACCAGACTTGGTGATTTGTCATTTTcttatattatgtttttgatCAAAGCTGATTATGCATAATATAAATATGAGGAAAGCCTATAAGGAAATGACAATTGGCAAAAGGCTATAGGATACCTATTAAATCCTAGCCAAAGGTATCATGCTAACAAATTTTAGACAGCATAGAGTGTATTTGGATTTGGTCATTGTGAATTGTGATGCTGGAATGTCTCTTTTACAGTTCCCCtggtagttggtttgtcttAAGGAGTTTCTATACAGATGAGACTGTCGAGTGAACTCTGCTTTTTGTATCTCATTGTCATGTGCCGTAGTATTATAATATCGGATGTATTCGAGTGAACAGCTAAGCCAAATGTTCCGTCTGAATGAATACTTGTTATTCCTTTTTAATGAGAGTAATTTGACAACATCTAATTCAGGATTATATGAGATTTTGGGAAGAGTGGCATGTAAATTGATTTACCGTCACTATTGCATCTAACATTTTTAGCAGGAAAATAGTATTGCGTTTTTTGAATACGATCTCGGTAGAAAAGGGAAAGTAGTGAACATTAAttggttgaatttcttattAAGAACGCGGTTCACCTATCCTTTTAACTCTTCATGATGTGATGTTTCGTAAAGTACTAATGTGCTTTTATTCTCTGACAGATAGTCTTGCTTCTCCGGCTTGTTCCTCTACTTCCATTCAATATGTTGAACTACCTGCTCTCTGTAACTCCTGTTCCACTGTGGGAATATGTCCTGGCTTCTTGGTTAGGAATGATGGTAATTTTTATAATCTGTGCTTTAGATCCAGCTTGCATTTTATTTAGCCTCTAATTTTTCAcaatttaaatctttttttttttttttttttttttttgctttttattttgattggaCTTTATTGTATTCAAACCTTGAGCCAGTAGGTATGTAGTTTAAAAGTGATGGCACAAAAATATCATTTGTTCTCTTCTATACTTGAAGACCAATGTGAGATTGGAAATTTGTCATTGGTCTTCAAGTATAGAAGAGACTGTCGAGCTTTTTGTGTTTTTGCATTCTTTTCTCCAACTAAGCTACAACCTAAGCATTTACGATGCTGCATTCTTTCTCCTTTCATCATGTTGGcatttttcttttccttcacggaaaataattatatcaattttATTTCGGTTTTTGATTACAGCCTATAACTCTTGTGTTGGTATATGCTGGAACAACTCTCAAGGATCTTTCTGACGTCACACATGGATGGCGTGAATTATCACCCTCCCGCTGGGTAAGAGTTGTTTCTTGATATCTACTCAGTGGTAAATGCAAACGATGGACCAATATGTATCATGTATTTTATTTCATACAAAACCGTTCTTTTATAAGTATGAATCTAACCCAAAACATAGCTTCTTGGTCTTATAAAACTTGAAATGTGAACCATTGGGCGAAATTGCACATGAAAACGTGCTTAAGATATTTCGCCTTCAGACTGTTGGCTTTAGATTGCTTATTGTTTTCGTCTTTCCTTCCTGTCCTTATGTTTGctgatatttataatttttgtgtTCCTTGACATCTACTTGAATAAATTCCGTAAATCAAAAAAGTAACTTCATAATTTTAACTGTTTCTCGTGGTTGTTACTGCTACTACAATATTTATCTGATCACTGTTTTTAGTAACTCTTCATTGATTTTTCATACGTAAATTATTTAGGTGTTTTTATGTCATGATCATTTCGACTTTGTCTAATTCATGATCTTTTAACCTAACTTGATCTATCTTGGTTGCAGgtatttcttatatctagtattGTGATTTCAGGTATGTTTGAACTTTGAATCATCCTCCTTGCTCTTTAAAAGCATTTGTACAGATCAATTCATATCAGAAAAAGCTTACAATTGTGCTACGCAATCGCAATACagtataatttatataattactcTGTTCTcatttagaggtgttcaacgggccgGGCTGGGTCAAAGCCCGTTTAAACCCGACCCACTTTGACCCATTTTGTAAAAGTtcatataatagttttttattctactttatgGCCCGTTGGGTCGACTCacctatgtatataataatatcatataaaaatattttaaaaagtggtaaaaatttTTAGTGCGACCAATCCCTATAATTATCCGGCCCAGCCCTGGACGTTCATTTATGATAAGGCTCGTCAATGGCCCAACCCGTTGAAATGTAACTCGATCCTTGACCCGTTGAGTCAACCCGCCCCGTTAAACACCTCTATTCTCATTGAGCTTTGCACATGAACGTTACTTTTTTAGGCATAACACATTAGAGTGGCGTGATTAAATTTCTAAATTAGAATGAGATGCGTGTAAATGTTGCAGCCATACAAGACAAATCTTGTTGCCACATCCCTCTTCCCTCTTTTCGTGTTTCTGGCGTTAAGTTTTGTATTCGAATTGCTTCAATTTATTTGCTTGTCAAATTTTCTCAAGTTCATGGATTTCGTTGCAGTGTTTTTAATGGTATGCGTAACAAAAGTGGCTAAAGATGCATTAGAGAAAGCACTGGCCGAAAATGAGAAAGAAGAAAGCGTATTATCTTCTGAGCTGCCAATCTCGGATGATCTGCTCGGGGATCTCCAACAACCTCTCATTGTTAGAACAGATTTACCCTTGGATAGCCAATAGAATCTAGGATTTTGCTTCGGGTATTTACGATTGTGCATTACAATGTGACGGGCGGTCTTAATACAGCGTTTACCTTAACGCGAGATGTGCAGCTAACTTGAATCGTGTATAGCGGAATGCGGATGATGACAAGGCTGCTGGTATAGATTTTTTGCTGAACTTATGCCAGCCAGCAAATAACAGAAGGTGTGTTTATTGTTGCTAATGGATAGGCGTATTTTCTTAATTAAGCTTTTTAACCAACTATTTGTTAACACAATATTGAAATTGTATGTAAAATGTTTCCTTACATCTTTTTACTCGTCATGTTAACACTTCTCTTGCGAAACTTCTGGTATGTTATGAATATGGGTGACTTATGTCCGCAAAATATTTAGGACTTGATTAAGTAAACTAATTGAGTATGTTAGCATGGATTAGAGAAGGGTCAAATGCTAGTTTGGGTTTGGATGAAAGGGAATAATCAAGATGTATTTAAATGTGCAATAATTGGATGAAGAAGTGTTGAGCACCAAGGCTAGCAATGAGCCTAAGACAAGTGTTGAGAGTGCATTGGATGTGTTGGGGTCCAAAGGATGCGTGTGTGATGAGAAGAAAAAGTTACTGGTAGAtgttgctcgttcgagcaatcTAATGGCTCATCCGAGTAGCACGTGCAGGCCTATTTTTGCCGTGtctttgttttgattattattgTCCTCCCTTATATATTGTTCTATATGGTTTAGTTTATAAGTATGTCAAAAGTCTCATTTATTAGCT
Protein-coding sequences here:
- the LOC130804235 gene encoding uncharacterized protein LOC130804235, whose amino-acid sequence is MEFPWVNCVRITLLLVLVAAIVTACFTLPVEKILKDFLLWVELNLGNWGPLVLAVAYIPLTILAVPASVLTLGGGYLYGLLLGFIADSIGATLGATAAFLLGKTIGRPFVISKIKDYPKFRAVAIAIERSGFKIVLLLRLVPLLPFNMLNYLLSVTPVPLWEYVLASWLGMMPITLVLVYAGTTLKDLSDVTHGWRELSPSRWVFLISSIVISVFLMVCVTKVAKDALEKALAENEKEESVLSSELPISDDLLGDLQQPLIVRTDLPLDSQ